A genomic stretch from Lathyrus oleraceus cultivar Zhongwan6 chromosome 2, CAAS_Psat_ZW6_1.0, whole genome shotgun sequence includes:
- the LOC127119844 gene encoding uncharacterized protein LOC127119844, which yields MDFFLKGMNGNGSDCPFDVRDIQRCPFLRNINELTHFSFSSTKVSIPARGSTGPIFEDGPSFSMAFKLFHGKDGVVPLSERPDFLNGCKEADSVPVFNPLAGKAATISLSPFGLGGPSNFGDFSEKWKKQKNSESPNETEHSSQKGDISMHEVLGDEWFAKGNCPIAKSYRAVSRVVPLVATALKPPTAMKFKCPAAVVAARAALARTSFVKNLRPQPLPAKVLAIAALGMALNVPLGMWKEHTLKFSLSWFAAVHAAVPFIAMLRKSVLMPKAAMALTIAASILGQVIGSRAERIRMKAIAEMGKPTTVTTSSITIDNPRQLGEFRTSRCGAEGVILNSIPVKDAGTNSTAIQA from the exons ATGGACTTCTTTTTAAAGGGAATGAATGGAAATGGATCTGATTGCCCCTTTGATGTGAGAGACATCCAAAGGTGCCCGTTTTTGAGAAATATCAACGAACTTACACACTTCTCTTTCTCTTCGACGAAAGTCTCCATTCCC GCGCGTGGATCCACGGGTCCTATCTTTGAAGATGGTCCTAGTTTTAGTATGGCTTTTAAGCTGTTTCATGGGAAAGACGGCGTCGTTCCTCTCTCTGAGAGACCTGACTTTCTTAATGGCTGCAAGGAAGCGGATTCTGTGCCTGTTTTTAACCCTTTGGCTGGAAAAGCTGCTACCATTAGTCTATCGCCGTTTGGATTAGGCGGCCCGTCTAATTTTGGGGATTTTTCTGAGAAATGGAAGAAGCAGAAGAATTCTGAATCGCCAAACGAAACGGAACATTCATCTCAG AAAGGAGATATATCAATGCACGAAGTGCTTGGAGATGAATGGTTTGCGAAGGGAAACTGTCCAATTGCTAAGTCTTATAGAGCCGTAAGCCGTGTTGTGCCTCTTGTTGCAACAGCTTTGAAGCCACCGACTGCCATGAAGTTTAAATGCCCAGCAGCGGTTGTTGCTGCAAGGGCCGCCCTAGCCCGTACATCCTTTGTTAAAAACTTGCGCCCTCAGCCTCTTCCTGCAAAAGTGCTTGCTATTGCAGCGTTAGGAATGGCTCTTAATGTGCCCTTGGGTATGTGGAAGGAGCATACCCTAAAATTCTCACTGTCTTGGTTTGCAGCTGTGCATGCTGCTGTTCCCTTTATAGCCATGCTTCGGAAGTCGGTACTGATGCCTAAAGCAGCAATGGCATTGACCATCGCAGCTTCTATCCTCGGGCAGGTTATTGGCTCAAGAGCTGAGCGTATCCGAATGAAAGCAATAGCTGAGATGGGAAAGCCGACTACGGTAACCACAAGCAGCATCACAATAGATAACCCCAGGCAGCTTGGTGAGTTTAGGACCAGTCGTTGCGGTGCAGAAGGAGTGATTCTCAACTCAATTCCTGTAAAGGATGCTGGTACGAACTCGACTGCAATTCAAGCATGA